From a region of the Agromyces ramosus genome:
- a CDS encoding helix-turn-helix domain-containing protein has translation MAIVVRIDVELAKRKMSVGEFAERVGLTPANVAVLKNGRAKAVRFATLDAMCRVLECQPGDLLEWIEEPDSAAAE, from the coding sequence ATGGCGATCGTGGTGCGCATCGACGTCGAGCTCGCCAAGCGCAAGATGAGTGTGGGGGAGTTCGCCGAGCGTGTCGGACTCACGCCCGCGAACGTGGCAGTACTGAAGAACGGTCGCGCCAAGGCGGTGCGCTTCGCGACGCTCGACGCCATGTGCCGGGTGCTCGAGTGTCAGCCGGGTGATCTTCTCGAGTGGATCGAAGAGCCGGACTCCGCAGCGGCCGAGTAG